In a genomic window of Bacteroidales bacterium:
- a CDS encoding acyltransferase has product MAKLLTTLSLEEKSNSAVYIPQFDIIRFFAAFMIVIYHSYIAWKGWFGLPGILSAGDYKTFSGFGAHVDQFLRNLPIGVDIFFFISGYLLTYLLVIEKQKYGKVNIPKFYIRRGLRIWPLYFFLVAIAPFLVSWLGEKQPVYWPTIALINNFQTINTQEWIYPFSHFWSICIEEHFYIFWPIIVAFIPIRKLPHAITLLLGFSWCYKIYTYLFLASNWYELYLHTFSRMDVILLGGLLAVFYIKKPFTFKMHWISISLISVILVILLSFDDMSNYENMLNGVTRRFVYIVLIGLIMMDTLFNPDRKSFLGKFKPILYLGKVSYGIYMYGNILVLVVIKKVLMDYHINNIYLYFLIIFLASLIIPVISYELLEKPFLRLKQRFALVKTRL; this is encoded by the coding sequence TTGGCTAAACTCCTAACAACCCTTTCATTGGAAGAAAAAAGCAATTCAGCTGTCTATATCCCTCAGTTTGATATCATTCGTTTCTTTGCAGCCTTTATGATTGTCATTTACCATTCATATATAGCGTGGAAAGGCTGGTTTGGGCTACCCGGAATTTTATCTGCCGGAGATTACAAAACATTTTCCGGGTTTGGTGCTCATGTTGATCAGTTTTTAAGAAACCTGCCCATCGGGGTGGATATTTTCTTTTTTATCAGTGGATACCTCCTCACCTATTTACTGGTTATTGAAAAACAGAAATACGGGAAAGTAAATATTCCCAAATTCTATATCCGGCGTGGATTAAGGATCTGGCCTTTATATTTTTTCCTTGTTGCTATTGCTCCATTTCTTGTAAGCTGGCTGGGAGAAAAACAACCTGTATATTGGCCAACGATTGCACTCATCAATAACTTCCAAACCATCAATACCCAGGAATGGATTTATCCCTTCTCTCATTTTTGGTCCATTTGTATTGAAGAACACTTCTATATCTTCTGGCCTATTATTGTAGCCTTTATTCCGATTAGGAAACTTCCGCATGCTATCACCCTTCTCCTGGGATTCAGCTGGTGCTATAAAATTTATACTTACCTGTTCCTGGCATCCAATTGGTATGAGTTATACCTGCATACATTCAGCAGGATGGATGTGATTCTTCTCGGAGGACTATTGGCGGTATTTTATATCAAAAAGCCCTTTACCTTTAAAATGCATTGGATTAGCATTTCCTTGATCTCAGTCATCCTGGTTATCCTGTTATCTTTTGATGATATGAGTAATTATGAAAATATGCTGAATGGAGTTACCAGAAGATTCGTTTACATCGTATTGATAGGGCTAATCATGATGGATACTCTCTTTAACCCCGACAGGAAAAGTTTCCTTGGAAAATTTAAACCTATACTTTACCTGGGAAAAGTATCTTATGGTATCTATATGTACGGCAACATCCTGGTATTGGTAGTTATCAAGAAAGTTCTGATGGATTATCACATCAATAATATTTACCTCTACTTCCTGATCATCTTCCTTGCCTCCCTGATTATCCCTGTTATTAGTTATGAGCTTCTCGAAAAACCCTTTCTCAGACTGAAGCAGAGATTTGCATTAGTGAAGACCCGACTCTAA
- a CDS encoding S46 family peptidase has translation MKKTLITLIAIVSFGIQSFAWEAPDEGMWLPMFVERLNYVDMQKMGLKLTPEELYSINHSSLKDAIVSLGGFCTAEVVSPEGLLFTNHHCGYNAIQTHSSVEHDYLTDGFWAMSKQEELMNEGLTVSFLVRMDDVTADVLSVVTPDMDEKARSAAITKKVEELKKEATADGKYNVDLKNFFNGNEYYRFVYMVYKDVRLVGAPPSSIGKFGGDTDNWMWPRHTGDFSIFRIYTAPDGTPAEYSKENIPLKAEKYLPVSLKGYKKNDFAMIWGYPGQTDRYRTSWGVDATLNDINPSIIKVLGKTLEIQKVGMDADNAVRIAYASNYAGIANFWKNKLGESRDLKRLDVIELKQKIEKDFDTWVKANPSRIEKYGEVTSSFADVYDQYKKQNLYPLMWQTQLFFFSSQAFTFPGQADGIETILKSGAKGDALKKQLEKYNEIGAGHFKDYNASIEQNVYTALMEMFKADIPTNQHPEIYQLIDKKYKGDIKKFVDEMFKTSIFCTEANFKAFLEKPSLKKLNNDLAYKTYSSFMENFQKAQATNQQLSSKLKKTNRLFLAGLREMNPDKSYYPDANSTMRMTYGKVLDYFPADAVHYNYFTTLDGVIMKEDPTNEEFIVSPKLKELYLKKDYGSYGEDGKMYTCFLTDNDITGGNSGSPVLNGDGHLIGIAFDGNWEAMSGNIAFEPELQRTINVDIRYVLFVIDKYAGAKNLIDELTIVK, from the coding sequence ATGAAAAAAACACTAATCACCCTTATAGCTATAGTTTCGTTTGGCATACAATCATTTGCCTGGGAAGCACCTGATGAAGGAATGTGGCTGCCAATGTTTGTTGAAAGGCTGAACTATGTAGACATGCAGAAAATGGGTCTGAAACTTACCCCTGAAGAATTATACAGCATCAATCACTCAAGCTTGAAAGATGCCATTGTAAGTCTTGGAGGATTCTGCACAGCGGAAGTGGTTTCCCCGGAAGGATTACTTTTTACTAACCACCATTGTGGTTATAATGCCATTCAGACACATTCATCGGTAGAACATGATTACCTGACTGATGGATTTTGGGCAATGTCAAAACAGGAAGAACTCATGAATGAGGGCCTCACAGTTTCTTTCCTTGTGCGAATGGATGATGTAACCGCTGATGTATTAAGTGTTGTAACCCCTGATATGGATGAGAAAGCGCGTTCTGCTGCGATCACAAAAAAGGTTGAAGAATTGAAAAAGGAAGCTACAGCGGATGGTAAATATAATGTAGACCTGAAAAATTTCTTCAATGGAAATGAATATTACCGCTTCGTGTATATGGTATACAAAGATGTCCGTCTCGTTGGAGCTCCTCCTTCAAGCATTGGTAAATTTGGCGGTGATACCGATAATTGGATGTGGCCACGCCATACTGGTGATTTTAGCATATTCCGTATCTATACTGCTCCCGATGGCACACCAGCTGAATATTCCAAAGAAAATATTCCCCTAAAAGCCGAAAAATATCTGCCAGTCTCTTTGAAAGGATACAAGAAAAATGATTTTGCAATGATTTGGGGTTACCCGGGTCAAACCGACAGGTATCGTACCAGCTGGGGTGTTGATGCAACCCTTAATGATATCAATCCTTCAATCATTAAAGTACTAGGCAAAACTCTTGAAATTCAGAAAGTTGGCATGGATGCTGACAATGCAGTCAGAATTGCCTATGCTTCCAACTATGCAGGGATAGCAAACTTCTGGAAAAATAAATTAGGCGAAAGCCGCGACCTGAAAAGGCTTGATGTAATTGAACTCAAACAAAAAATTGAAAAGGACTTCGATACCTGGGTGAAGGCAAATCCTTCCCGCATTGAAAAATATGGAGAAGTAACCAGTTCATTCGCTGATGTTTATGACCAATATAAAAAACAGAACCTTTATCCATTAATGTGGCAAACTCAGTTATTCTTTTTTAGCTCCCAGGCATTCACTTTCCCCGGACAAGCTGATGGAATCGAAACTATACTGAAGTCTGGTGCTAAAGGGGATGCCCTTAAGAAACAACTTGAAAAATATAACGAAATTGGTGCCGGCCACTTTAAAGACTATAATGCAAGTATCGAGCAAAACGTTTATACTGCCTTAATGGAAATGTTTAAAGCTGATATCCCAACTAACCAACATCCTGAAATCTATCAATTGATTGACAAAAAATATAAGGGTGACATAAAGAAGTTTGTAGACGAAATGTTCAAGACTTCTATTTTCTGCACTGAAGCGAACTTTAAAGCTTTCCTGGAAAAACCATCACTGAAGAAACTCAATAATGATCTTGCTTATAAAACGTATTCTTCTTTCATGGAAAATTTCCAGAAAGCTCAGGCAACCAATCAGCAACTTTCAAGTAAATTAAAGAAAACCAACCGCCTGTTCCTTGCTGGTTTGCGCGAAATGAACCCTGATAAAAGTTACTACCCTGATGCCAATAGCACCATGCGTATGACCTATGGTAAGGTACTTGATTATTTCCCGGCCGATGCTGTTCATTATAACTACTTCACTACACTCGACGGAGTGATTATGAAAGAGGATCCAACCAATGAAGAATTTATTGTCTCTCCTAAATTAAAGGAACTCTATCTCAAAAAAGATTATGGCTCCTATGGTGAAGATGGGAAAATGTATACCTGTTTCCTTACTGACAATGATATTACAGGTGGTAATTCAGGCAGCCCGGTCCTAAATGGTGATGGTCATCTGATTGGAATCGCTTTTGATGGAAACTGGGAGGCTATGAGTGGAAATATAGCCTTTGAACCCGAACTTCAACGTACAATCAATGTGGACATCCGTTATGTATTGTTTGTTATCGACAAATATGCGGGTGCCAAAAATCTGATCGATGAACTTACAATTGTGAAATAA
- a CDS encoding Zn-dependent hydrolase, whose protein sequence is MSGCKSSGSKNTAQADSTAVSEMQKKVDEYATVKLTTNLDQLTAKEKEMLPILIEIAQIMDDLFWEQTLGNKEAFLDTISDPATKRFAEINYGPWDRLDENNAFIAGFDIKPKGANFYPQDMTEVEFKAFNDANKSSLYTLLRRDDAGKLTTVWFHEAYKEKIEKAAELLKKAAELAEDPGLKNYFQLRSDALLTDDYFKSDMAWMDMKTNTLDFVVGPIENYEDELFGYKAAYEAAILVKDKEWSKKLEKYSALLPELQKDLPCDPKFKKEVPGSSSDLNAYDILYYAGHTNSGGKTIAINLPNDEKVQLAKGSRRLQLKNAMRAKFDMILVPISNVLIEPEQRANIKFDAFFSNVMFHEVAHGLGIKNTINGKGTVREVLKEQYSGWEEAKADILGLYLVTKLIEKGELTGITAEDAFVTYMAGLIRSVRFGAAEAHGKANMMCFNYFEDKGAFSRNSDGTFKVDFEKTRNAMNEWSAFIIKIQGEGDYLNATKYMGIHGKVRDELKTGLEKLKSANIPKDVVFEQGKEVLGL, encoded by the coding sequence ATGTCAGGATGTAAATCATCAGGAAGTAAAAATACAGCGCAGGCTGATTCAACAGCAGTAAGTGAGATGCAAAAAAAAGTCGATGAATATGCTACAGTGAAGCTTACAACAAACCTGGACCAGCTCACTGCTAAAGAAAAAGAAATGTTACCCATCCTTATAGAGATCGCTCAAATCATGGATGATCTCTTCTGGGAACAAACGCTTGGAAATAAGGAAGCATTTCTTGATACCATTTCTGATCCGGCAACAAAAAGGTTTGCTGAAATCAATTATGGTCCCTGGGATCGGCTGGATGAAAATAATGCTTTCATTGCAGGTTTTGACATTAAACCAAAAGGGGCAAACTTCTATCCCCAGGATATGACGGAAGTTGAATTCAAGGCTTTCAATGATGCTAATAAATCCAGCTTATATACTTTGTTGCGTCGCGATGATGCAGGGAAATTAACCACGGTTTGGTTTCATGAAGCCTACAAAGAGAAAATTGAAAAGGCTGCCGAACTTCTGAAGAAAGCAGCGGAACTTGCTGAAGATCCTGGATTAAAGAATTATTTCCAGCTGAGATCTGATGCCTTACTCACCGATGATTATTTCAAAAGTGATATGGCATGGATGGATATGAAAACAAATACCCTGGATTTCGTTGTTGGTCCGATCGAAAACTATGAAGATGAACTTTTTGGATACAAAGCAGCATATGAAGCAGCCATTTTAGTTAAAGACAAGGAATGGAGTAAAAAACTGGAGAAATACAGCGCTCTGCTCCCTGAATTACAGAAAGATCTGCCTTGCGACCCGAAATTTAAAAAGGAAGTACCTGGTTCATCCTCCGATCTGAATGCCTACGACATCCTTTATTATGCCGGTCATACCAATAGTGGTGGCAAGACCATTGCCATCAATCTTCCCAATGATGAAAAAGTGCAACTTGCCAAAGGTTCCAGGAGGCTGCAATTGAAAAATGCTATGAGAGCCAAATTCGATATGATCCTGGTACCCATCAGTAATGTCCTCATTGAACCTGAACAACGCGCAAATATCAAATTTGATGCATTCTTCAGTAATGTTATGTTTCATGAAGTAGCCCATGGTTTGGGAATTAAAAATACCATCAATGGTAAAGGTACTGTTAGGGAAGTGCTGAAAGAACAATATTCTGGCTGGGAGGAAGCAAAAGCAGATATCCTTGGGCTTTACCTGGTCACTAAACTCATCGAAAAAGGTGAACTTACCGGTATTACCGCAGAAGATGCATTTGTTACTTATATGGCCGGACTGATTCGCTCAGTTAGATTTGGCGCTGCAGAAGCCCATGGTAAAGCTAATATGATGTGTTTTAATTACTTTGAGGATAAGGGTGCTTTCAGTAGAAATAGTGATGGTACCTTCAAAGTTGATTTTGAAAAAACCCGTAATGCGATGAATGAATGGAGCGCTTTCATTATCAAAATCCAGGGAGAAGGTGATTATCTGAATGCAACCAAATACATGGGAATTCATGGAAAGGTCAGGGATGAACTCAAAACCGGATTAGAAAAACTCAAATCTGCAAATATTCCTAAAGATGTGGTTTTTGAACAAGGTAAAGAGGTCCTGGGTTTATAA
- a CDS encoding carboxylase yields MKKRLLIRDVTLRDGQQSLFATRMNQKQVDRTLPGFNKAGFYAMEVWGGAVPDSVMRYLNENPWDRLEKIHEGIGDTSLLAALSRGRNLFGYNPYPDDVIEGFNRNAIRSGISIMRIFDALNDAENVRSTIKFVKENGGIADCTVVYTVDPRYSTREKLRALLHAKLLPSHIFTNDYFIEKAKELEKLGADIISIKDMAGLITPGKAGRLVRELKRHVSVPLDFHTHCTPGYGMASTLMAIVNGADIVDTSLMSFSGGTAAPAFEVIQLFCDHMDIETGVNLEAVIELDKELRAIRHELAEFDSTQLFPREFNILTDKLPKDIEQMFELAIAYAKADKEDDLLEVCHRIESWFGFPESDDKIREAEIPGGMYSNMLAQLKQLKLEKLLPRAMELIPLVRLVSGCPPLVTPTSQIVGVQAVNCAIDESKGEPMYTTKSIQFVNLIKGIYGRTPVPVDPEFRYKLAGVKEETPYDTRYYKRQDNPVFEEYGGVKLAVNEKEELLLELFPSVANEYLHKRMVDTYLSEIHKIEEEKQKRFEEEKLKYESLSPEEKEKRLMDGLYNYHWSSFEEESIGHS; encoded by the coding sequence ATGAAAAAACGTCTTTTAATCCGGGATGTCACTCTTCGAGATGGACAGCAATCCTTATTTGCTACCCGAATGAACCAGAAGCAAGTGGACCGGACGCTACCTGGTTTCAACAAAGCTGGATTTTATGCCATGGAAGTATGGGGAGGAGCTGTGCCGGATTCAGTTATGCGATACCTGAATGAGAATCCATGGGACAGGCTTGAGAAGATACATGAAGGGATTGGTGACACTTCATTGCTTGCTGCCCTGTCGAGAGGAAGGAATCTTTTTGGATATAATCCTTACCCGGATGATGTTATTGAAGGGTTTAACCGAAATGCTATTCGCTCCGGTATTTCTATCATGCGGATTTTTGATGCCTTGAATGACGCAGAGAATGTGAGGTCGACGATAAAATTTGTGAAAGAGAATGGAGGAATTGCTGATTGTACAGTGGTTTATACTGTAGATCCTCGTTATTCCACGCGTGAAAAACTGCGGGCCCTTCTTCATGCAAAGCTTTTACCCTCCCATATTTTCACAAATGATTATTTCATAGAGAAAGCTAAAGAATTGGAGAAGTTGGGGGCTGATATCATCTCAATCAAAGATATGGCAGGCCTTATTACCCCCGGGAAAGCCGGCAGGCTGGTGAGGGAATTAAAACGTCATGTTTCAGTCCCTTTGGATTTCCATACCCACTGCACTCCCGGTTATGGGATGGCTTCCACTCTTATGGCAATTGTTAATGGTGCTGATATCGTTGACACCTCCCTGATGAGTTTTTCGGGTGGGACAGCTGCACCGGCTTTTGAAGTGATACAGCTCTTTTGTGACCATATGGACATAGAAACAGGCGTTAATTTAGAGGCTGTAATTGAATTAGATAAAGAGCTTAGAGCAATCAGGCATGAACTGGCGGAGTTTGATTCAACACAATTATTTCCCAGAGAATTCAATATTCTTACGGATAAATTGCCAAAAGATATTGAGCAGATGTTTGAGCTGGCCATTGCCTATGCCAAAGCTGACAAGGAGGATGATTTGCTGGAAGTCTGCCATAGGATTGAAAGTTGGTTTGGTTTCCCTGAATCTGATGATAAGATCAGGGAAGCTGAGATCCCAGGCGGAATGTATTCGAATATGCTGGCCCAGTTGAAGCAATTGAAGCTTGAAAAACTGTTGCCCCGGGCAATGGAATTAATTCCTTTGGTACGTCTTGTCTCGGGATGCCCGCCTTTAGTTACACCCACCAGCCAGATTGTTGGTGTCCAGGCAGTAAACTGTGCCATTGATGAATCGAAAGGTGAGCCAATGTATACCACGAAATCAATACAATTTGTCAACCTGATAAAAGGAATCTACGGACGCACTCCCGTTCCGGTTGATCCTGAATTCAGGTACAAATTAGCGGGCGTAAAAGAAGAGACTCCATACGACACCCGATATTATAAACGACAGGACAATCCAGTATTTGAAGAATATGGGGGTGTTAAGCTTGCTGTTAATGAAAAGGAAGAACTGCTGCTTGAATTATTTCCTTCCGTAGCCAATGAATATCTGCATAAAAGAATGGTAGATACCTATCTTTCAGAAATTCATAAAATAGAAGAGGAGAAACAGAAACGTTTTGAGGAAGAAAAACTGAAATATGAAAGCTTATCTCCTGAAGAAAAAGAGAAGCGACTGATGGATGGCCTTTATAATTATCATTGGTCATCTTTCGAAGAAGAGTCAATAGGACATTCCTGA
- the lnt gene encoding apolipoprotein N-acyltransferase, with amino-acid sequence MKRYQKLLLSILSGVLLALGWPEHGFPLLLFVGFIPLLVIENQHLENKSENGAFGIYGYGFIAFAIFNTLTTYWIYNSAFVGIVAAVLLNSFLMTGAYQLFHITHRKMLNEGAGYFALIGYWLSIEYLHLRWDLNWPWLNLGNGFAAFPKWIQWYEYTGIFGGSLWILIVNILLFRFIHIRFIQKICSRKVAFLMISTLVVLIGPILFSYYTYYQYKEVPSPIDVVVVQPNLDPYTEQYELAPEIVTSRMLELVASRADSMTDFIVFPESAIQEYAWEDQLDSIGSLRTIRLFQSTYPKMKAIVGISTRSIFLDGQELTVTARKKRDADYYYDSYNTALYIPRNGNYQLYHKSKLTPGVEKMPYPRMFKFLEKYALDLGGTIGSLGTDAEQIPFKVNDSLKIASVICYESAYGEFVNRFIQQGANVIFVITNDGWWGNTPGHRQHLLFSVLRAIETRRSVARSANTGISCFINQRGDISERSKYWVPDVKKATINTNSGLTFYVRYGDYIGRIFLLVAALMLLLTVSLSLRKGTLR; translated from the coding sequence ATGAAGCGTTACCAGAAACTACTCCTTTCAATATTATCCGGAGTTTTATTAGCCTTGGGATGGCCTGAACATGGTTTTCCCCTTTTACTTTTCGTAGGCTTTATTCCCTTACTTGTAATTGAGAATCAGCATCTTGAAAATAAAAGTGAGAATGGCGCTTTCGGTATTTATGGCTATGGCTTTATTGCTTTTGCGATTTTCAATACTCTAACAACTTACTGGATTTATAATTCTGCTTTTGTTGGAATAGTAGCAGCAGTCCTTCTCAATAGTTTCCTGATGACAGGTGCCTACCAGCTATTTCACATTACTCATCGTAAAATGTTAAATGAGGGAGCCGGGTATTTTGCATTGATCGGGTATTGGTTATCTATAGAATACCTGCATCTCCGATGGGATCTGAACTGGCCCTGGCTTAACCTGGGAAATGGTTTTGCTGCATTTCCCAAATGGATTCAATGGTATGAATATACCGGAATTTTTGGGGGATCATTATGGATACTTATTGTTAATATTTTGTTATTCAGGTTTATTCATATCCGCTTCATTCAGAAAATTTGCAGTAGAAAAGTTGCATTTTTGATGATATCAACCTTGGTAGTTTTGATTGGGCCGATTCTTTTTTCATACTACACCTATTATCAATACAAAGAAGTGCCCTCACCCATTGATGTAGTTGTTGTACAACCCAACCTCGATCCCTATACTGAACAGTATGAATTGGCTCCCGAAATTGTAACCAGTCGTATGCTTGAACTTGTTGCCAGTCGGGCCGATAGCATGACTGATTTTATTGTTTTTCCTGAAAGTGCAATCCAGGAATATGCATGGGAAGACCAACTGGACAGCATTGGAAGTCTCCGCACTATACGGTTATTCCAATCCACATATCCTAAAATGAAAGCCATCGTTGGAATCTCCACTCGCAGTATATTTCTTGATGGCCAGGAATTAACAGTAACGGCAAGAAAAAAAAGGGATGCAGATTATTATTATGATTCTTATAATACCGCACTTTATATTCCAAGAAACGGTAACTATCAACTATACCACAAATCCAAACTGACTCCGGGTGTTGAAAAGATGCCTTATCCCAGGATGTTCAAATTCCTTGAAAAGTATGCTTTGGATTTAGGTGGGACAATCGGCAGCCTTGGGACTGATGCAGAGCAAATTCCTTTCAAGGTGAATGATAGTTTAAAAATTGCTTCTGTAATTTGCTATGAATCTGCGTATGGAGAATTCGTCAATCGGTTTATTCAGCAAGGGGCAAATGTGATCTTCGTTATAACAAATGATGGATGGTGGGGGAATACGCCCGGGCATCGGCAACATTTACTTTTTTCAGTTCTCAGAGCCATTGAGACGAGAAGAAGTGTTGCACGATCAGCCAATACTGGAATTTCATGTTTTATCAATCAAAGAGGTGATATTAGTGAAAGGAGTAAGTATTGGGTTCCGGATGTAAAAAAGGCCACCATTAATACCAATTCAGGACTTACCTTTTATGTGAGATATGGTGATTATATTGGCAGGATATTCCTGCTGGTTGCTGCTTTGATGTTGCTATTAACAGTATCCTTATCCTTACGGAAAGGAACATTGAGGTAG
- a CDS encoding TetR/AcrR family transcriptional regulator produces MDDKLKMILRESSHLFIKYGLRSLSMDDLCREMGISKKTMYQYVENKTDLISQTLDFVVKDAVFAVEQANLEGCNAIDQLLRVSRKVCSEMNHFNPSITFDLQKYYPEVYRKFNHAKKEIIFRQIVDNMKQGISEGFYRDDLPIDLVARLYVQKLEYINDPDFLNSEDFSFSNMFQVMFDNHIRGISNTKGLEYYENQLTTIH; encoded by the coding sequence ATGGATGATAAATTAAAAATGATCTTAAGGGAGAGTTCTCACCTATTCATCAAATATGGATTAAGGAGTCTTTCGATGGATGATTTATGCCGTGAAATGGGCATATCCAAGAAAACAATGTACCAATATGTGGAGAATAAGACAGATCTAATTTCTCAGACATTGGATTTTGTTGTTAAGGATGCGGTATTTGCTGTTGAGCAGGCCAATCTTGAAGGCTGCAATGCTATTGATCAATTGTTGCGGGTCAGTCGCAAGGTGTGCTCTGAGATGAATCATTTCAATCCTTCGATAACATTTGATTTGCAGAAGTACTATCCGGAAGTCTATAGAAAGTTCAATCATGCCAAAAAGGAGATCATATTTCGACAGATTGTTGATAATATGAAGCAGGGGATTTCGGAAGGATTTTACAGGGATGACCTTCCCATTGACCTTGTTGCCAGATTATATGTTCAGAAATTGGAATACATCAATGACCCTGATTTTCTTAATTCGGAAGACTTTTCTTTCAGCAATATGTTCCAGGTGATGTTTGACAATCATATTAGGGGGATATCAAATACTAAAGGACTGGAATACTATGAAAATCAGCTAACTACAATTCATTGA
- a CDS encoding TolC family protein, giving the protein MKAQLNLLITVVAVLLVTNIKAQQTAPMNLSLKQAQEYALANNANMKNAKLDIEIAKKKIWETKAMGLPQVSAKGSYQHIFKVPVLSFPSTAISNERGQTTFSASPIGAAGDSVYLNMAAGAPIELGVKDNATLEFNVSQLIFSGEYIVGLQATKVFFQISQNSLQQNTEDMKETVANSYYMIMVVEKNKEILEQSYGNLAKTLMDMKEMNKQGFIEDTDVDQIELTLHVLENGIKTLENQVTAAYDLLKFQIGLPFETELKLTEELDNVISESDLATIISKKFQVENNISYKMMENQEEVGILNLKRQKSAYLPSLAAFYMHTEKAQQADFDFTMKDIAGLSLQVPIFSSGMRNVMVKQRVMELDKIRNSKAYVAQGLELDFINSRNTLTSAYDKYLNEKRNIELTERIYNKTLIKYKEGVSSSMEVTTAQNQYLTAQTNYFTALYSLVSSKNKLEKLLNIQD; this is encoded by the coding sequence ATGAAAGCTCAGTTAAATCTTTTAATCACAGTGGTTGCTGTTTTGCTGGTCACCAATATCAAAGCACAGCAGACAGCTCCGATGAACCTTAGTCTGAAACAGGCCCAGGAATATGCATTAGCGAATAATGCAAATATGAAGAATGCAAAACTTGATATTGAAATTGCAAAAAAGAAAATCTGGGAGACCAAAGCCATGGGTTTACCCCAGGTGAGTGCAAAGGGATCCTATCAGCACATTTTTAAGGTACCGGTTTTAAGTTTTCCGAGTACAGCAATATCTAATGAACGTGGCCAAACAACATTTTCAGCGTCCCCAATAGGGGCAGCTGGTGATTCTGTTTACCTGAATATGGCTGCGGGTGCTCCCATTGAATTGGGTGTAAAAGACAATGCTACTCTCGAATTCAATGTTTCTCAGTTGATATTCAGTGGGGAGTATATTGTAGGTTTACAGGCTACAAAGGTATTCTTCCAGATATCACAAAACAGTCTTCAGCAAAATACTGAGGATATGAAGGAAACTGTTGCTAACAGCTATTATATGATTATGGTAGTGGAAAAGAACAAGGAAATCCTTGAACAATCCTATGGAAACCTTGCCAAGACCTTAATGGATATGAAGGAAATGAATAAGCAAGGGTTTATTGAAGATACCGATGTCGACCAGATCGAGCTCACTCTTCATGTCCTGGAGAATGGAATTAAGACCCTGGAAAACCAGGTTACTGCTGCATATGACCTCCTGAAATTCCAAATAGGACTGCCTTTTGAAACGGAACTGAAACTCACTGAAGAACTTGATAATGTAATCAGTGAATCAGACCTTGCTACCATTATTTCTAAGAAGTTCCAGGTTGAGAATAATATTTCCTACAAGATGATGGAGAACCAGGAAGAAGTTGGAATTCTTAATCTGAAACGCCAGAAAAGTGCTTATCTGCCTTCTTTAGCTGCTTTTTATATGCACACGGAGAAAGCTCAGCAAGCTGATTTTGATTTCACTATGAAAGACATTGCCGGCCTTTCATTACAGGTTCCGATTTTTTCGAGTGGAATGCGAAATGTGATGGTTAAACAGAGGGTAATGGAATTGGATAAGATAAGGAATTCAAAAGCTTATGTAGCCCAAGGATTGGAGTTGGACTTCATTAATTCCAGGAATACCCTGACTTCGGCTTATGATAAATATCTTAATGAGAAGAGAAATATTGAGCTCACTGAGAGGATTTATAATAAAACACTGATAAAATATAAAGAAGGGGTTTCTTCAAGTATGGAGGTCACTACAGCCCAGAATCAATATCTTACTGCACAGACTAATTATTTTACCGCACTATATTCATTGGTGAGCTCCAAGAATAAACTTGAGAAACTCCTGAACATTCAAGATTAA